One genomic window of Camelina sativa cultivar DH55 chromosome 5, Cs, whole genome shotgun sequence includes the following:
- the LOC104786972 gene encoding uncharacterized protein LOC104786972 — protein MGKREKKPNRRRHKGEFSNTNSEEDFYDQHPPVAASVDDEEDEEEENSEEEGNESSDLPSKFLLYQQSVQSPKGDISYLQKFFLMYIGGRQPLHFQEDFCGTALLSAEWLKTDTRRTAIGLDFDLEALEWCMDNNISKLGADVYSRMSLLHGNVLSPLEAKQVRSKSHELIQNISLDDGDNEDLVDTSVAESLEKDEPDSFPKRDIVCAFNFSCCCLHKRSELVTYFKNAREALSKKGGIFVMDLYGGASAEGQLKLQRKFPNFTYTWEQAEFDILSRKTRISLHYHLQKQNRKIRHAFSYSWRLWSLPEIKDCMEEAGFRAVHFWLREMPDASEMRRTDGFGAGRDIKYEEVKNFQQCDAWNAYIVAVNL, from the exons ATGGGGAAACGAGAGAAAAAACCCAACCGACGTCGCCACAAAGGTGAATTTTCTAATACCAATTCGGAAGAAGATTTCTACGATCAACACCCGCCGGTTGCTGCCTCCGtcgacgacgaagaagatgaagaagaagaaaactctgAGGAAGAAGGAAACGAATCATCTGATTTGCCTTCAAAGTTCCTTCTTTACCAACAATCCGTACAG tCACCAAAAGGAGACATAAGCTACTTGCAGAAGTTCTTTTTGATGTATATTGGTGGAAGGCAGCCACTCCATTTCCAAGAAGATTTCTGTGGCACTGCTCTTTTAAG TGCGGAGTGGCTAAAGACTGACACAAGACGGACTGCTATAGGGCTAGATTTTGACCTTGAGGCGTTAGAATGGTGTATGGATAACAACATTAGTAAACTTGGTGCTGATGTGTATTCAAGGATGTCGCTTTTACATGGGAATGTTTTGAGTCCTCTTGAGGCTAAGCAAGTGAGATCTAAATCTCATGAGCTGATACAAAATATTAGTTTGGATGATGGTGATAATGAAGATTTGGTTGATACTAGTGTTGCTGAGTCCTTAGAGAAAGATGAACCTGATTCGTTTCCGAAGAGGGATATTGTGTGTGCTTTCAATTTTAGTTGTTGTTGTCTCCACAAACGCTCGGAGTTGGTTACTTACTTCAAGAATGCACGTGAAGCTTTGTCTAAGAAAGGTGGTATTTTCGTGATGGATTTATATGGAGGTGCTTCTGCTGAGGGACAGTTGAAGCTTCAACGGAAGTTCCCAAATTTCACT TATACGTGGGAGCAAGCTGAGTTTGACATTTTAAGTCGCAAGACAAGGATCAGTCTGCACTATCACCTTCAAAAGCAGAACAGGAAGATTCGCCATGCTTTTTCATATAGCTGGAGACT GTGGTCATTGCCGGAGATAAAGGACTGTATGGAGGAAGCTGGGTTTAGAGCAGTCCATTTTTGGCTTAGAGAAATGCCAGACGCTTCTGAAATGCGTAGAACAGATGGGTTTGGTGCTGGCCGTGATATCAAGTATGAGGAAGTCAAGAACTTTCAACAGTGTGATGCTTGGAATGCTTACATTGTTGCAGTCAACCTGTAG